taaaaggccctaataaatgaaatacattacacagaatgggatcaaaacatttactactgcgaacatttttagatgaaagagttccattttattcagtggaacaaaacactgatcacattattcttcacgatattctggtaagaaacttttatttctttattaattcatgtagactatttttttccatatttaaccccttaacgacaatccccgtacatgtacggggttgccgtgcaacgggttaacgacaatgcccgtacatgtacgggctgccgttaaatagctgcatcgccgcgatcgcggcgttttcgccgcgatcggcggctttgcagcatccacggaagcctcacaagtgaggctgaccgtggatccggggagggcagccctcggcagccctcccaggaagaaaaatggccgccaccgcaccgatcatcaaagatcgcggcggcgcctggctaaaactgcttaggaagcgatcggaatcgcttcctaagcataaactgtgttgctgacatgcctcagtatcgaggcatgtcagcaacactacccccccgacccccgatcgccttgtgattgctcctaggagcaaccacaagtgccatcctgtgaatgacgttgccgtcattcacaggatggcattaacaagagatctgagttcacagagggtctatccagaccctcttgagaactctcgagctcctcctgcaggttgaatgcaggtactgcatccaaccatgcaaggtcaatggagtccagctcactattgagagtgattagtaataaaaaaaaaaaaaaaaattggtcaaaaatgtttaaaaaaaaaaattaaaaaaatatggtaacatgtaaaaatccccactgtcaccaaaaaaataaaaaaaaaataaaaaagtttttaataagcaagtcctaaaattctttatctttacaaaaattccagcatggaaagagttaaaatattggcattacaaatgcccatagggtgtctagtattaaaaaatatatgatttgatggggtaaattgaattggccgggttcaaaggtgtcccaaatatgggacatggggcagatgtctaaatggcaaaaaatacacacctcacaaaggcggcattttacttcccaaataaccctacaaacccatgcatgtggggtatcgctgcgctcaggagatgttactgaacacatattggggtgttgtttgacacggacatataccaggagcggtacatttatacctgaagtacaacgtgtgtgaaaaaaatacaaaaaaaaattactaccataaagtttcactaagggtggtggtaaaattagtgcatggaaagggttaaaataccagcatttcagatgcctcggggtgtctagtttttaaaaatatatgatttgatggggtaaattgcattggctggcttcaaagatacccgaaatggcacatggggggaagaattacgagatttggaaaaaatggttttgaaatagcaaaacgctacctgtacttattgccccaaaacgtgcagaaaaaagcaaaaaaacataaaaacattgggtatttctaaactcaggacaaatagtagaatctatttagcaggttttttcattcgtttttgcagataagtaaaagttttctgtttaaaaagtgagaaaaagtaattttttaacaaaaaatccccatattttatcattttttttatagtaaattagatgatatgataaaatgaatggtatctaaagaaagccctgtttgtcctgaaaaaaacaatatataatatgtgtgggagcacgaaatgagaaagaagaaaattacatctaaacagtaacactgaaaaacgtgaaaagagccattgtcccgcaatataccacgagtaaaaacccctattgtccttaaggggttaataaaagctatgattgagacatgtttggtttttatttcctttcatttgacaacctacccccgagttatgcacctctgcccccaggcttgccactctgccccctgatatgccttctaaccccctatatgccactctgcctccagaaatgccttataccccctatatgccactctgtcccatgatatgccttctaaccccctatatgccactctgccatatagggggttaaaaggcatatcatgggacagagtggcatatagtgggtataaggcattcctggaggcagagtggcatgaagggggttaaaaggcatatcatggggcactctgcctccagaaaagccttatgcccccctatatgccactctgcctccccgatatgctttataccctcctatatgccactctgccccatgatatgccttttaatcccctatatgccactctgcctccagaaatgccttttactccctatgtcactctgcctccagaaatgccttataccccccatatgccactctgcctccctgatatgcctcaaccctcctatatgccccactgccccgtgatatggcttttaaccccctttttgccactccacctccagatatgccttttgaccccctatatgtcactctgcatccagaaatgccttatacctctatatgccactctgtcccatgatatgccttctaaccccctatatgccactctgccatatgtggcatataggggggtataaggcatttctggaggcagagtggcataaagggggttaaaaagcatatcatgaggcactctgcctacagaaaagccttatgccccctatatgccactctgcctccccaatatgctttataccctcctatatgcccctctgccccatgacatcccttttaactccctttatgccactctgcctccagatatgccgttgaccccctatatgtcactctgcatccagaaatgaattatacccctatatgccactctggcatatagggggttaaaaggcatatcatgggacagagtagcatataggggggtataaggcatttctggaggcagagtggcataaagggggtgaaaatgcatatcatggggcactctgcctccagaaaagccttatacccccctatatgccactctgcctccctgatatgcctcaaccctcctatatgccactctgtcccatgatatgccttctaaccccctatatgccactctgccatatgtggcatataggggggtataaggcatttctggaggcagagtggcataaagggggttaaaaggcatatcatgaggcactctgcctacagaaaagccttatgccccctatatgccactctgcctccccaatatgctttataccctcctatatgcccctctgccccatgacatcccttttaactccctttatgccactctgcctccagatatgccattgaccccctatatgtcactctgcatccagaaatgccttatacccctatatgccactctggcatatagggggttaaaaggcatatcatgggacagagtggcatataggggggtaataaggcatttctggaggcagagtggcataaagggggtgaaaaggcatatcatggggcactctgcctccagaaaagccttatacctccctatatgccactctgcctccctgatatgcctcaaccctcctatatgccactctgtcccatgatatgccttctaaccccctatatgccactctgccatatagggggttaaaaggcatatcatgggacagagtggcatatagggggtataaggcatttctggaggcagagtggcatgaagggggttaaaaggcatatcatggggcactctgcctccagaaaagccttatatgccactctgcctccccgatatgctttatacactcctatatgctcctctgccccatgatataccttttaaccccctttatgccactctgcctccagatatgccttttgaccccctatatgtcactctgcatccagaaatgccttatacccctatatgcaactctggcatatagggggttaaaaggcatatcatgggacagagtggcatatagggggtataaggcatttctggaggcagagtggcatataggggggtataaggcatatctggaggcagagtggcatatagggggtcacacttacatacacacacatgccgattttttttgtttttaacaaatacaaaaaacattatacagtacaaaaaatacattattttactcaccttctacttctcttgacttcctggtagctgcacactgttctcctgttctcatccggtgctgcagcagtctgggTGCGAGGGGGcagagcttccacctcacgctgctcccatcactatgcagtcatcagactgctgggaatgtaatctaaacggccggtgcgtgctgatgcccccggccggagctactttaacgatttttttattttatttatatggtaagctggatcggctcgccatataaagtaaaaaaaaaagtattaaagcagaggcggccggcggcatcagcacgcatcggccgtttagattacattcccagcgatctgatggccgcatagtgatgggagcagcgtgaggggtgaaaggtcagtgcgagggggcggagctttcacccctcacactgctcccatcactagacggccatcgcacacggctgctgggtgctgatgccggccggccgcccgcatcagcacccagcggccgctttgattagatttcgggcaacctggggggcagctcaccggctgtcttcatggccgcccagcccacggaccttccggcccaccgggaaatttcccggtatcccggtgggccagtccggccctgcttaccGTAAGTTcccagttttcttttttaaccccttaagcaccgggctgttttttttttgtgctcctTCCGTGACCGAGGCAGTTTTAACActaaaatcttttactcatctgcaaaagttGATGAAAAAAAGCCGATTCTAAAgtctgtcctgagtttagaaatgttttatggggttttttgcTTATTGTTCTTATTAATCTATCTTTGAAGCCGTCCAATTCAATTAAcccccaccaaaccatatagCTTTTTAAACAAGACCCAACTGGTAtatgaaatgctagtattttaactctttgcatgccaTTATTTTTGAGTGGATACAGCACTCATTtgagcacttgctcataaaaatgcacttttaatttttttttatatttttggactttcttttacattttgttggtactcgatggttcccctgatgatgacatcactttattttattaactatttgaattttttcccccatttttattttttgtgttttttgcgaATCACgttgtgattagtgagctgggctccattgacttgcctGGTTGAACACGGAGCGCCGCCATCTTacgagtagggctgcaacaactaatcgataaaatcgataataatcgataatgaaattcgttggcaacgaatttcattatcgattagttgaatcgattattatcgattataaaatcagggttttttcagagcaaacgctctgaaaaatccccctcattatataatccgtttagtctgactcaccgtctcacagcagcagctcctacttactccccctccctgtaatcactgtgacaactggccccgccccttccttctccaggccagaaccacatggctgtgacactcatctaactgtaagtatatgtatatatatatatatatgtatatatatatatatatgtatatatatatatatatgtatatatatatatatatgtatatatatatatataatgtgtatgtgtgtatatatatatatatatatatatatatatgtaatatatatatatatatatatatatatatatatatttgggctactgaaagttaggggaggtgggggttaatttaggggcagttatggttagtgggttgtttagggttaatttaggggcagttatgttaatagggtgtttagggttaatttaggggcagttatgttaatagggtgtttagggttaatttaggagcagctgtggttaatggggtgtttggggttaatttgaggcagttgtggttaatggtgtgtttagggttaatttaggggatgctgtggttgatggggtctttagggttaatttaggggatgctgtggttaagggggtgttaagggttaatttaggggcagttatggttaatggggagtttagggttaatttaggggaatctaaatcctgggggcagtgaagtgacatatctgggggtataaggcatatacagtatataaggcagtgtggcatgtctggggaggacggagtggtgtatcagggtgtataaggcatatctgggggtagagaagtggcatgtctgggaggcagggtggcatgtctggggaggatggagtggggtatcagggtgtataaggcgtatcaggcacagtggcagatgtgggaggcagcgtggagtggcagatgtgggaggcagcgtggagtggcagatgtgggaggcagcgtggagtggcatatgtgggaggcagcgtggagtggtatatgtgggaggcagcgagGAGTGGCAGATGTAGGAGGtggtgtggcatatgtgggaggcagcgtggagtggcatatgtgggaggcagcgtggagtggcagatgtgggaggcagcgtggagtggtatatgtgggaggcagcgtggagtggcagatgtgggaggcagcgtggagtggtatatgtgggaggcagcgtggcatatgtgggggggcagcatggcatgtctgggaggcagcgtagcaagcctgggctcaaatgtgcatatattggggggctggttgggaaataaagacaagaaatgtattatcaaagttttttttattctgctgtttgtatttaacatcatttgtttagtaaattattttaaataaatgaaaaatttacattcattttttttatccgattaatcgattaatcgaaaaaataatcggccaactaatcgattattaaaataatcgttagttgcagccctacttacgAGAGGCAAAATCTATCCCTGTGCTctctccggagcagtcacaTCGCACCCTGGGGTGGATTTTTGGTGGCCGAAATTTTAGCTCACCGAAATCTAGCTGATGCAGCGCATGTACCGTCCTGGCAAGGACAGTGAGTGACTacagcactcatgttgaggGAAAACAAAGAACCCTTTATTGTGGAAACACACAGCCTTATATCCAAACTCATCAGATGAGGAAATAATCACCACAAATACCCCACCCAGACAGCAATGCCCACATAACTTTAAATCATTGTTTTCGGGGTGATCCCAAGGGAGCAGCGGCAATCCCGGGGTATCTATGGATAGTCCGCGGTCCCTAGATGATTAGGTTCAAAAAGCGACTTGATACGTGGAGCGGACCCGGAGCCGCAGCTGTTTGAAGGTTCCCCGGGACAGTCCATAACCGCGGCTGCTAAAGCCCGGGCAACAAAAGGTGCTTAAAAACCGGGCCCCCTGCCTCCCCCATCTAAttgatattgatatatatatatattacacacagtatctcacaaaagccTAGTCACTTTTGTTGCCgaggtgttagacattaatggctgtgtgttgggttatatatGAGGGGCAGTAAAGTtactctgttatacaggctgcgttacattgtagcagagtcatttcttcagcgTTATCACATgagatataataacatatttagaaCAATGTGAGGGGTGGACTCGCTTTTGggagatactgtatatgccaGGGGCATCCGAGATATTTAGGGTAAAAAAGTCCAGAGGGCGCTCCTGCCGATCCGACAAACAGTTCCAGGGAACTCCAGCAGAGACTCGGTCAGGTAACGGGGTGTTGGGAATAAAGAACCAACTGGTCCGGGGGACACGCGGGGGGATTATAATCcctgacagagaggatgggagagagacagtTAAatccataaaggggttaataaaagacaggagggaatttatttcaaaggaggagaaaaattacaacaagagagcggaatctaacactagagagtcagagactgagatgggatggaggggagttttactttactgagagggcggtagataagtggaacagcctcccagcagaagagttAGTACAGTAAGGAAGTGTAAACATGCGTGGGGCAGGCACGTGATCTTGACAAGATCAGGGACCACATAAAGTTTGAGGTTTGTACAGCAGGAAGAgtgagcagactagatgagccgagTGCGTCTTATCTGccgacaaattttgtttctttgtttctaaCTTTGACCTTAAAACCAACGTTAGTAACGTTAATAAGATCCGGTGAGAACAGCCTGTCCCTTTCCGCAGCCGCTGGTCGTATGACGGATTGGATGTGAAACCCGAGGCAAGCGAAAAAATACACTTCTTCCGGTACGGACAAATCATCCCACAAAATCGTCCCTTGCATGTCCTCTCCTTTTATCCAAAAAAAGGGAGGCAGCCGATATGTGAGAAGAAAGCGAACGCTATGAATTTTATTTACCGTCACGGATATCTAGTATCTATTCCAGGGATCCGTCGCACTGTATGGCCATGTATTGCTTAACCCTTCGCCGTGCTGGGTAATTTTGGAGAGTCCTAACATGGCTGTATCGCTTACCGTGGAGCGAAAGCAGTGGGAATGCGGAGCATTTAACCCATTAAGAGTTGGATTCGTCTCCGTAAAATCCAATCACAGAATCATGCAGACCCGGGCTTTGCTTCATCAATGGAAGCCCCGTTTCTGTGGCCCAGACGTTCTCcgacaggctgctaaaggggatGGAGAGGAAGATAAAGGGAACTGAACAAGAGAGAGGAAAACAAGGTTCCTGCGAGGTTGTTGGGAGTGGGAGATAGGAGATGAGGCCATAAGAGGAGGATTGCCTAGTGCATCGAAACTTTGACAACAGTCCTGATCACTTATGGACCTCTGAGCTGCCCCAAAATTCGTCTTGGATGCTCTTCTGGTAGCCCAGCGGCCGGTGGCCTCCCGCGCGCAGGGTTTGGTGCCCTGTTATGTTAGAAGCACATTGTTCTTCTTCTCAGAATTTGTGAAGATGTTGCCACCGCTTTCCCTGGATGTGGCGCTGACCACGCCGCCCTGACGCCTACAGGCAGACACAATCTTTATGGTTTTGGGGTTTTACTAAGTTGTCGCCGGAGCAAAAACCACAGATCCCGGCTGCAGATGGACTTCTTATTAACTTCTCGATGGCGGCAAAAATTCAGTCCAGGAATTGAGCGGTGAACTCGGCTCCCGGGTTTATCTACAGAAACATGGTGATTTTCACTGGGTTTATTCTCGCCTTTCTGAGCTCTCTGCCGGCAGGTAGGTGAATGCAGGTGATACTGTTGCAGGaatctagagggtcagaggctgagatggaatggaaggaagttttactttactgagagggtggtagataagtggaacagcctcccagcagaagcggtagagggtaatacagtgaggggattaaacatgcatgggatagacatacggctcctgaatctaagacgagaccaacgactgattaaggtttgagtcgttacagcaggagaaacgggcaactagacgggggccggatggggctgatctgctggtgggttctatgtttctattaggcttctgcgtttttttttatattgcaaacctacagttgtaattcaatgtgctgcagctttattgcatttgtacttccttacaaaaataactgcagtaaaactgccgtacagtgaagtacaaatgcagtaaaactgcagtaaaagtgcagtattgcagttttttcatgtccaaaaaactgcagtattttttttgtaagggcagtgtgacTTGTAACCAAGATCTGGTAGGAATTAAAGCATAAATTCAATAGAAGTCTCTAGAAATCCGGGTAATGGCTGCCAACCGCAGGAAGCTTTGTATATCTCGCTGTAGGGAGTCTCTCGGTTGAAGCTTAATGAGTAGAACCTGATCGACGTCCAACATGTGTACCTGGACCTTTAGTTAGTGGGATAAAGGGACTCAGGTGAGACGCATCGGTGTACGTTCATCCAGCAGTTACTGCCCCGCTGCGGGGATTATTAACCCCGGTGTCTGCTCCTTTCAGGGGTGGCAGCGGTAAAAGTCTCGCAGAGCCCTCCATTCCTTTATCTTCAGAAGGATGAGAAGGCCAGCATGACCTGCACCATGGAAGGAGGAGACACGTCCTGGATATGGATCTATAGGTGGACGCTAAACGGCTCCTCGGTGATAAATACCAGGACCAGAGTGATGATCCCTTTTGCCTTCGAGCCCAGCAGCCTCCACATCTGGGCCGTGACTCCGTCAGATAGCGGGCTGTACGTGTGCTCTGTCAGGGTGTTTTACCCTCAGTCCCGGCTGTACTCGGGGAACGGGACCTGGCTGCAGGTTACAGGTGAGTCTCGCGAACCGAGGGGGGTTATTAGTGGCTAAAGACGCGAGTGTTTTAGGAAGACTCCCAAAGCAGGGAGTCTCACGATATCCCTGTCTGCCGCTCCTCGCGTTTACCGTTATCTGCATCTAAACTCGAATCTATGACGGTCTAACCCACTTTCTGTCCTCAAACTCCCTGCTATCCGGTTTCCGCACACAGCACTCGACTGAAACGGCTGTCACCAACGTCACCAACAACCTTCTATCTGCAAGAAACAGCGGCCACCGCTCTATCCTAATCTTACCCAACCTCTCTGCTGCCTTCGACACGGTCcacacccccccacccccccacagACTGTCAGCTATCGGTGTCCGAGAccctgctctctcctggattaacTCTTATCTTTCCAACAGATCCTTCTCTGTGTCTTTTGCTGGCAGGGACTCCTCCTCGATGCCTCTGTCTGTCGGAGCCTCAGGGCTCTGTCCtctactattctccatctacacttccTCACATGGAAAACTTTGGCTTCAAATATCACCTCTATGCAGACGACACAAATCTCTCTCTCCACCCCCAATCTCCCTGCCTctctcagatcagcagctgccAATCACCTCCTCCCACaccgcctacaggacttctctctCACAGCACCAACCCTCCGGAACTCTCTCCCCCGCgctgtccgactctcaccaactctctaccctccttcaaacgctccctcCCTTCAGGGCAGCCTACAACTGACAtaacatcaaaacttctctctcacccacttacaacccttatctcgcccCACATTAAcgtcattcactaccacgcagtcctcacctcctgcttctcaCCCCTTACCCACCTAGAATGTAATTTCCTGCGGGcacagggccctccattcctctgtacgtcaattgctgtattgtacttgtcgttatatgtaatatttttaccttgtacagcgctgcggaatctgtcggcgctttataaataaagtataataataataataataatctgcagacctggagccgccgctgctgtcagtcatgtgatattttgggtgactttcccggctcaaacaccacactgaggtgatgctttatggcgatgctaatgaagtccgttcctccatagactttcataagTCAGAatgtccgactgggtgattaagactgaggcattctattgttccccacaggcagtatgataaggagtcagggtgtttagtagatcgggggtcagataacagagcgagaatcatacaaacggctgatatgcagctgcctgaaacatcttattatggggcaaaaattagaactggggtaaaaataaaagaaaagaagtcCAATATTTTTGGAAGCATACAGTATCATTGTCTGAgaatagtaatattttttgtggGCGATACTGGGTGTGACTCTGTATCTCAGTATTGTGGCAGTCACCTCAACTTAGTCCTCCCCTAAAATGTAGCTTATAATGGTTCCTGTAACATGGTGGCAGACGTGGGGTTAATTGCGGCAGGTCTTATGAATTCCTGTAATAAGGAGATGATTTTGTTTCCCAAGCGGCTCCGACAATGGCTCTCAGAATGGAAATTCTGGAAAAGCATCATCTCCTGATCTGTGAGGCTGAAAGCTTTTACCCTCAGGGGTTAAATATCTCATGGAGCTTGTCGGGGACGGGGATCCAGATACGGGAGAAGCTCACAGAGAACGAGGACGGCACGTACACCAAGAGGTCCAGCCTGGAGGTGGCTGAAGAGGTATGGAGCAGAGCGCACCGAGGCGTGACCTGCCGCATACAACACGTCACGCTTCCGGAGCCCTTCACTAGCGTGCTGCGCCCCCCGCCGAACCGGAACACACCGGGTAAGAGAGGGCCCAAAAGTAATtaactcattaaccccttcatgactgGCGGCTTCCCACTACAGTAcccaaagcttttttttggggggggggagaaggagTGTGTCTACATGTATGTGTAGAGCATGtacatgtatggtgttagagcatGTGTGTCTGGTGTTAATGCATGTTGTTAGCATGTGGCCCTGCTCTGATACGACGATGGTTCCTTTTAAACATACTGGTGTATATGTCAACTTTTTGAACACGCGCGGTAGCGTTCCTATTCAAGTCACCAAAGTGTCAGCCAATCACGTGTATAGTAACAAATTGTCATTGTCTAGGTAGCGTatgtgtgattggctgctgctaccccCCATTAATTTAATTGCAAGCTCAACCCCTTTGCCTTGAATGGGAGTTGTGCGAGACGTGTACCAAGGTATGCTCCCTACTTCCAGTGGAGGCGGCTGGAGGTGGAGTTACACGAGAGaaaaaatttatttaatatggaacAAGGGCTCCTTTAATAATATTCTTCCAATCCTCCCGCAGCCCCCGGGGCGTCTCTGTACCGGCAGCTGTTCCCGGTGAGAGTTCTGTTGGCTCTGACCCTCATGCTGAGTCCGTGTATCTGCAGTCTGTACATTCGCTGCGCCATGTAACGGTAAGTACCCCAGGAGAGGTGGTCTCAGGAAAAGTAAAGCTCCGCATCTCCATCCGCGAGGCCGCACgctatttttttctgctctcGTGGCGCACGGCCTGGCATATCGGCCCAATTTCAGGGTGAGATCGGGGGAGTATGTGGTGGTGTCCATAAGCGGCCCACCAGCCGTTAGCGCAGTGTGCCAGCTGGCCAGTACGGGCCTGAAAGGGAGCGGTGGAACCTCTTTCTCTTAGTTTTACTTCACCTCCTTTATTTGCCTCTGAGTTTAATGTCAAGTTAATTTAGCCAACATATCATATGCCaccgagagggtggttgataagtggagaagcttcccagcagaagtggtagagggtaatacagtgaggggattaaacatgcatggggtagacgagaccaaccaccgattaaggtttgagtctttacagcaggagaaacgggcgactagacgggggccggatggggccgatctgctgctTTCTATGGCTGTGTATCTAGTGCTCCTGGTAGGGGGCCGTTTCCGCATCTCTTTTATATGTTTGGTTATTCTGACAGCTTccggtaaatatatttatttcgaTGGTTTCTTCCTCCCAGGCTGGATATCGCGTTCCCGTCCATCCGTGCGTCTCGGGTGCAGCCCATACCGGGGATCTCGCTGGATTCTGGGTCTATAGACCAATCTTCTGGGACTCTTATGTCTTTCTGGAGCTGGAGTGGTTGATCAGAAACTGCTGGGGTTACCCTGAGACtacgatatataaatatatatatataatgtattcccTGTCCTGAGCACTCATTCCCTGCTTGGATATGGAAGTTACTGCAGCTTCACGGCACTCGCCGGTGA
This sequence is a window from Spea bombifrons isolate aSpeBom1 chromosome 2, aSpeBom1.2.pri, whole genome shotgun sequence. Protein-coding genes within it:
- the LOC128473019 gene encoding patr class I histocompatibility antigen, C alpha chain-like, which encodes MVIFTGFILAFLSSLPAGVAAVKVSQSPPFLYLQKDEKASMTCTMEGGDTSWIWIYRWTLNGSSVINTRTRVMIPFAFEPSSLHIWAVTPSDSGLYVCSVRVFYPQSRLYSGNGTWLQVTAAPTMALRMEILEKHHLLICEAESFYPQGLNISWSLSGTGIQIREKLTENEDGTYTKRSSLEVAEEVWSRAHRGVTCRIQHVTLPEPFTSVLRPPPNRNTPAPGASLYRQLFPVRVLLALTLMLSPCICSLYIRCAM